A single Nicotiana tabacum cultivar K326 chromosome 5, ASM71507v2, whole genome shotgun sequence DNA region contains:
- the LOC142180701 gene encoding uncharacterized protein LOC142180701, with protein sequence MISVSKDANNQIFPLAFGIAESENNNSYEWYFSQLRNAIGSRENLIFLSDRHQAIANGIVKVYPESHHGICIYHLEQNLKRRKVKSEVIKLFQSASRVYRRKEFDIYMSDIANVDKKTYDYLMEEPPERWARSCSPQRRYDMLTTNIVESMNSVLLEARELPILRMMDFIQVKLQHWFYERRNKAEGTFYDVSCWVEEELKNRIDLAFTLNVFPVDSWPIEKRNINKSDFCSHWYLKESWLKTYERQIHLVGHTDSWIVPESVKSQIVKPPDFKVPPGRRQKKRHIPATEPSKITFKCGRCRRIGHNRTSCIYSPALHPFSRKHREE encoded by the exons ATGATTTCAGTTTCAAAAGATGCAAATAACCAAATTTTCCCATTAGCCTTTGGAATAGCAGAATCTGAAAACAACAATTCCTATGAGTGGTACTTTAGTCAGCTTCGCAATGCAATTGGGAGCCGTgagaatttgatttttttatcaGACAGGCATCAAGCTATTGCAAATGGCATTGTAAAGGTATATCCTGAAAGCCATCATGGGATTTGCATCTATCATTTGGAGCAGAACCTAAAGCGAAGAAAGGTGAAAAGTGAGGTCATAAAACTTTTCCAAAGTGCTTCAAGAGTATACAGGCGTAAAGAATTTGACATATACATGTCAGATATTGCAAATGTAGATAAGAAAACTTATGACTACTTGATGGAAGAACCACCGGAAAGATGGGCACGTTCTTGTAGTCCACAACGAAGAtatgacatgctcacaacaaacATAGTTGAGTCGATGAATTCAGTGCTATTAGAAGCAAGGGAGCTGCCTATACTAAGAATGATGGATTTCATTCAAGTGAAGCTACAACATTGgttttatgaaagaagaaataaagcaGAAGGAACATTTTATGATGTTTCTTGTTGGGTAGAGGAGGAATTGAAGAACAGAATAGATTTAGCATTTACTTTGAAC GTCTTCCCTGTTGATTCATGGC CTATCGAGAAGAGAAACATCAATAAGTCCGACTTTTGTTCGCACTGGTACTTAAAGGAATCTTGGCTGAAAACATATGAAAGACAAATACATCTTGTAGGACATACTGATTCTTGGATTGTACCAGAGAGTGTTAAGTCACAAATTGTTAAACCTCCAGATTTCAAAGTGCCACCGGGTAGAAGGCAAAAGAAAAGGCATATTCCTGCTACCGAGccatcaaaaataacattcaaatgTGGTCGTTGCAGAAGAATTGGTCATAATAGAACATCTTGTATATATTCTCCAGCACTCCATCCATTTTCAAGAAAGCATAGAGAAGAGTAG
- the LOC142180700 gene encoding uncharacterized protein LOC142180700 produces MEGDHLFDFGDWRNFLVYWKGDFQYKETIKSFLSNSQWKKLRESIFGNFFRLQSVKFSGKLMHCVLLSEIVSNEPDSMTFKVFDRDIKFTRNAFHIITGLKSYSSLDMKGLNEKENRLLRVYFPGKDKIELADLYSFISSRPHGTTSSFAGSDDDALKLTTLYFVESVLMGKRKNRNVSEQIMKIVDDDALCASFNWGSLAYETLLKSLKSCLKSNENDVQKEKEK; encoded by the coding sequence ATGGAAGGCGATCATTTGTTTGATTTTGGCGATTGGCGTAATTTTCTGGTATATTGGAAAGGAGATTTTCAATATAAGGAAACAATTAAAAGTTTTCTGTCGAATAGCCAATGGAAGAAATTGAGGGAAAgtatttttggcaacttcttcAGATTACAAAGTGTGAAGTTCTCGGGTAAACTTATGCACTGTGTATTGCTTTCTGAAATTGTTAGTAATGAACCTGATTCGATGACCTTCAAGGTATTTGACCGCGATATTAAGTTTACTCGTAATGCATTCCATATTATTACTGGTTTGAAGTCTTATTCGTCGCTTGACATGAAAGGTTTAAATGAGAAAGAGAATAGGCTTTTAAGAGTCTATTTCCCTGGAAAGGACAAAATTGAGTTAGCTGATTTGTATAGTTTTATTTCTAGTCGTCCACATGGTACAACTTCATCATTTGCTGGCAGTGATGATGATGCTTTGAAGTTGACAACACTCTATTTTGTTGAGTCAGTTTTGATGGGCAAGAGGAAAAATAGGAATGTGTCGGAGCAAATAATGAAAATTGTTGACGATGATGCACTTTGTGCTTCCTTCAACTGGGGCTCTCTTGCTTATGAGACGCTATTAAAATCATTAAAGAGTTGCTTGAAATCAAATGAGAATGATGTtcagaaggagaaagagaaataa